A region of Streptomyces sp. R44 DNA encodes the following proteins:
- a CDS encoding fibronectin type III domain-containing protein: MQRPLAASLLTALTLALTACSGAAAAPEDTRAPTAPTGVTATAGSASTVHVMWSAATDDRAVTGYSVYREDHKVKDLPATTLMTDVIGLTPATRHRFTVRARDAAGNVSPASATVTATTLPTTTEDRTPPTAPAALRVTADGGRAATLRWTPARDDARVTAYDVYQADTRVHTVPGTATTAHLTGLRPGTAYAFTVRARDAAENSSPDSNPADLTTAPAPGAPPNTAPSDLTATAGQGEITVTWTPPKTGAPVTHHELHLNGRFATTIVWGTTPPPGRATYTFPVQDPPGTRYTLTLRARLPDGTWGDFSAPRTVVVR, encoded by the coding sequence GCTCACGCTCGCCCTCACCGCCTGCTCCGGCGCCGCCGCCGCGCCGGAGGACACCCGGGCGCCCACCGCCCCCACCGGAGTCACCGCCACCGCGGGCAGCGCGAGCACCGTCCACGTCATGTGGAGCGCGGCCACCGACGACCGCGCCGTCACCGGATACTCCGTCTACCGCGAGGACCACAAGGTCAAGGACCTCCCCGCCACCACCCTGATGACCGACGTCATCGGCCTCACCCCCGCCACCCGCCACCGCTTCACCGTCCGCGCCCGCGACGCCGCCGGCAACGTCTCACCCGCCAGCGCCACCGTCACCGCCACGACCCTGCCCACCACCACCGAGGACCGCACACCCCCCACCGCCCCGGCCGCCCTCCGCGTCACCGCCGACGGCGGCCGCGCCGCCACCCTCCGCTGGACCCCCGCCCGCGACGACGCCCGCGTCACCGCGTACGACGTCTACCAGGCCGACACCCGCGTCCACACCGTCCCCGGCACCGCCACCACCGCCCACCTCACCGGCCTGCGCCCCGGCACCGCCTACGCGTTCACCGTCCGCGCCCGCGACGCCGCCGAGAACTCCTCCCCGGACAGCAACCCGGCCGACCTCACCACCGCGCCCGCCCCGGGCGCCCCGCCGAACACCGCCCCGAGCGACCTCACGGCCACGGCCGGCCAGGGCGAGATCACCGTCACCTGGACCCCGCCGAAGACGGGCGCCCCCGTCACCCACCACGAACTCCACCTCAACGGCCGCTTCGCCACCACCATCGTCTGGGGCACCACCCCGCCCCCGGGCCGAGCCACCTACACCTTCCCGGTCCAGGACCCCCCGGGCACCCGCTACACCCTCACCCTCCGCGCCAGGCTCCCGGACGGCACCTGGGGCGACTTCTCGGCACCGAGGACGGTGGTCGTGCGCTGA